Within the Malus sylvestris chromosome 4, drMalSylv7.2, whole genome shotgun sequence genome, the region GGAAGGGATTCGGATCCGGCGCCAACAATTGGCTGCTTCACATTGAGGTCAAAATTCTATCCCTGTGCCTTTTTTACAGGTCTAATACAAATTGTTCCATTCAATTTCAGTGAATTTGCATATGCTAGTAGATTTTTATGTTTAGAATGGAAAATTGTGTGATGGATTTGGTTCAAAAATGGAAAATGTAGGGTGGAGGTTGGTGCAATTCGATTGAATCGTGTTCTTGGCGCAAAGGTACTCTACTAGGGTCTTCTAATTACATGGATCGTCGAGTTCCCTTTTCTGGGATTTTGAGCTCTCATCCATCACAAAATCCTGGTAAGCTTGATTTTATTTGGCTGCTATTTTTATTCCCGTAACGCTTCATTTTGTAATTCTAGCTCAATCTAAGTTGTTGGCCATCTAATTGATGTGTATCAATTCATTGTTTGGAGCATTCTGTAGAATTCTTTAACTGGAACAAAGTCAAAATCAGATACTGTGATGGCGCGTCCTTTGCTGGCCACCCGGAAAATGAGCCTAAGGTGCATTGTGTTTGGAGATTTTGCTGCcttgttttaattttataaacggAAGAATGTAAGCTGTTAGTTTAACATTGGCTGTTCTTCTATTTCATAGAATGGATCAGGACCTTTTTTTAGGGGCCAGCTCATCTGGGAAGCAGTTATGGATGAACTCTTGTCAATTGGCTTGTCAAAAGGGAAACAGGTATCTCGTGGTTACTTCGGTTAAGCTCTATTTGAATAATATGAACTGCAGTTCACAGCttttaaacattagaaattTTCTATGCATGTATCGATGATTATGACTATACaagatgtctttttcactctggTTTCATTAATATTATAATGATATGATTGGTCCAGCAATTGTAATACCATTCTCCGCAAGAAAAGTATTGTTTTTCACCATGAACTAATTGAAAGCTATTCGTCGAGATTATTACAATGAGTGGTCTATTTCTGCTAATATGTATGAGTGGCACTCTTACAGGCCCTTCTTTCAGGATGCTCTGCCGGTGGGTTAGCGACTCTTATACATTGTGATGACTTTCGACATCTTCTGCCTAAGGATGCAACTGTCAAATGTCTTGCTGATGCAGGTTTTTTCCTTGATGAGTATGTTTTTTGCGTACTAATGCCTTCGGCACCTACATCTTTTAGTGAACCTGTTCAAGATGAAATCTTTCTAGGATTATACAAGGATCATATTTCTTTGTGTACACTTCCAGGATCATATAATATCTCCTAAATCATAAATTTCATAAAATGATGGTGTTGCCTGATTCTACTCtctcattttcatacctcagaATACGAGACCTATCAAAATGGAACGCCTATGTACCACATTTttctaaaatgattgaaattctTCCTATCAAGTTACAGTAggattttttaaattgttttacaTGTATGATgcttttcccttttttcctaTCTAGTGCATCCCCTGTGCTCAGGATAGTGAATTCATAAAGCAATAGgagatgtagagagagaaagagggaaagTTTTGAGCCATTTTCTGTTTCCTACATTTCAGGGAAGATGTTCTCCAGCATCGGACAATGAGGTCTTTCTATAATGATGTTGCCATCCTTCAGGTTAGCTTTGATCTTTACTATTACTAGCTTATGtaatctttatatttttttatcactATGTTTTTTGTAGAAACTTAATTCTATCAAATTCTGTCAGATCTGCAGGTCCACCATTTAATTATGAGATGTAAAAACTAGTCGAcatgtttttaatttatatgggTCCATCTGCTTGTTCTTTTTTGTGAGTGTGACACATCATATATGAGAAAGGGTTTCATTCATCTTGGTCTATATCACTTAATGAAAATTAAATCTTTAGAGAGAAGCTTTAGGACATTAGTCATTAAACAGTACCTGCATTGCTTTCTCTTGCTTATTTTTCTGTTGCGCTGTCAGGGTTTATCAAAAAGTTTGCACAAGGATTGCCTTTCGAGGATGGAACCAGCTAAGGTAGTTGTTCTTTTCCTCTATATGGTGCCAAATAGTCAAATTTTATAGCTTCTTATTTTTCTGCTCAGTTATGATTTATAACACAAAGCCcccattttttgttttgaacttCTACACCAGTGTCTCTTTCCTGAAGAAGTTATTAAACACATTAATACCCCAGTGTTTCTTGTCAACCCAGCTTATGATTTTTGGCAGGTAATTTTCTTCAGAACCCAAGCTTCATTTACTTGTTATCAGAAATTGATTTGGATTCTTCTGTCATTTCCTAATTTTATGACATTAGGTACAACATATCTTGATACCTGAAGCAGCAGATCCACATGGCTATTGGAGAAAGTGTAAACTGAACATTCACAATTGCAATCCCAGCCAGCTTAAAACACTACATGGTAATTAAATTTGAGAAAACCAAATTATATATTGCCCGACTGTCCAGGAAAATCACATACACATAATGCTGTTCTGACTCTATGTAGCTAAGCATGCTTGTGACCCACCCTTCATGTGCTACATCCCAATGATCCGATAACTGTTAATTCAGGTGGTTGATTGTAACCATCTATAGATTTTTGTGGACTATAAACCAGCATATTTGCACACTGCATACTGTGATGAGCAGGAAGTTTTGGGTCTTCTCATCACGTTGCATTTAAAGTAACCTGTGAAAAATGTTACCCTAAGAATCCTAGAGTTTGTGGACCATGAGCCAGCATCTTTTACAGTTGCAAGTTGCAACAGTGGGCATTACTAACGTTAACTTCACAGATGTACATTGTCAAACTAGGGGATTATAGTATTGGTTCATCTTACATGTATTTTGTAGCTTCACTAGCTTCAGGCTTCTTGTCAATCGAAAAATAGAGTCGACAGATAGGTCCTTGCAATTCGTTCTATGAAGAAGTGTAAATATAAACAGAATATTGTGGCAGATTAACGTATCAACTTATTTCATACAGGTTTCCGTGATTCTATGCTGAAAGCACTGACTGAATTCCAAAAAAATACAGAAGGAGGAATGTTTATAAATTCATGTTATATTCATTGCCAGACGTGGATAACCGAGACATGGCATTCACCCACTTCTCCACGAATAAACAATAAGGTGTGGAAATTTTAATCATCTCATTCCCTTATTGGAAAACAAATGGTTTTCTGTCATTTTTAAACTACCTTTCTGACTGATTTGAACTTTCATAGACAATTGCGGAGTCTGTGGGTGCTTGGTACTTTAGTCAGAATGTGGTAAAGCAAACTGACTGCCCATTTCCAAGCCATCCCACCTGCTATCATATAAATCTCACTGCTCTATGACCTTTTTTTATTGAACTCAAGAAAACTTCCAACTTTCTAGTGGATTATTCCCAACTTTAAATCTTTACTTCCTGGCAGAAATCTTCCCCTATTGTTTATGCTCCTATCCCTGTAGACATTGAGAAGGAGGGTGTCTATCAATCACGAAAAGAAAATAGAGACAAGGTGTGAAGAAAACGGAATAACAGTTTATACTTGCCATCATGTTACAAGTTTTTTATATAGAGGAGAGAAACACTTTTTAATATGATGTTCTATGTGCTTTCAATGTGGTAATTGTTCTTTGTGATGTAAACATGTATCCCGTGGATATCTTTTGTACTTTGCTTTCCAGAAAAAGATTTAGCAACGAAAATACGGAGACTGGAGACAAGATGAAAGTTTAAGGATCTTCCTCCCCTTTGCTTGTTTGCTCACTTTCCTTGAGGTtttcaaaatatacatatatatgtatatgtatatatacgttGTATTCTTATAAATGTTTCTGTTCATGCAActgagtgcctaaataccacgAGTTTGGCATTACGGCATCAAAATCTGCTCatcttttttgtttgaaaaaaaaatggtccTCTGTCATTTTTCATACTGAACTTGTCATCTGACTGGTTTGAACTTTTGATAGACAATTGCAGAGTCTGTGGGCGACTGGTACTTCGGTAGAAATGCAGTAAAGCAAATTGACTGTCCATTCCCATGCAATCCCACCTGCTATCATATGAATTTCACTGCTTTCTCACGAGGTTGATTGAACTCAAGAACGCATCCAACTTTCTGGTAGGTCCATCTGTAGAAATTGACAATGAAGGTGTGTAGCATAAAAAGGGAAAACGAAGAGAAAAAATGGTTTATACATTGATATCACATTTTCACTTGTTTACATAGAGAAGAAAGGCATCCTGCAATTTCTATCAATCAGATGAAATGTTTGCCTTTCAATGTAGTAGTGATACTTCTTAAACAGCTTTGTACCTTACTTTCTGGATTCTCATCCTTGCGTTTGTAGTAACTGTTTTTTTTCGATGCAATTTTATGATTATATCCTTTGCTTATTTTCCCCAAAGTTTATATTTCTGTTTCTCTCGGGGTTGGGAACCAAAGGTTTTAACCTGCATTCCCTGTGAGGAAGATGCCTGGCTTTACGGAGTATCACTTCATTTAATTTGTTGCCAACTACATAGGAAATAGATGAATCATTCAAATTTTATCGGATGTCCCCGAAGAAACTACGTAGGAAATATTTGGGGAGTTTTGAGACTTTGAAGAACTTCACATGCATTCTGTAGTTTGGATCCCCTTACCACTTGAGAGTCATTTTATCTTCAAttgctcttgaattttatttttaacgtCTTGCCTTGCCTCCCACTGTTAAgtctataaaaaaatatgttaaatTTGCTGACGTTTTGTGTGAGAATTCTGGGTCCGGACCATGCTTCCGTGCGGACCCATACACATAAGACACCTCCTACAACATCCCCTGATTTGTCTTGCTAATCTTGGCCCACTCTTTGGTACAAATTTTTGTCTCTCGTAAAGTGAACATCACATGTGCTACATCATCAAATTTAACAGATTTTAGTTGGATTTGATAGTGGAGGGAAAAATGTAACACAAACAGTTAATTGCATAGGCAAATTAGACTCAAAATGACTATTAAGGAGCAAAGAGGGATTTCAAACATCTATTGGAAAACATTGTAGTAATTACTTACTTTTATGAAAGAGTTTTGAAGAATATGGGCTCCCTTGATTTGATTGAACTTCCGAAACACAAAATGGTGCAATATGATATCCATGCTTCATAACCTCAGGCAAACtagctagtttggtattgtccAAAATGTCTTCCCCATGTGACAAAATTGTGTTACAATGCATCTAACATCTTTCTCACCTCAAATGTTGTCAAGAGACATCGTAGCTAATGAATACCTCAAAATTGTCAATCACGTACGATTATAAGCGGTTTCATTGTTACGATACCTCTTACTTTATTTCTGTTTTGCAGAGTAGGCAATGCGGTACAAATGCTAACATaaatttgtatcatatatttgtacCATTATTTATACCATTTATCTAATAAAAATGTGATTCACATGTCTTGATGGACCTTACCTCTAATAAAAATATGTTCATTATCCATTGATCATGATAATTACATCCATATGTAAGGCTGTAATACAAAGGTAACCTTTATCTTTGAAATAAACAATTCAATCAAAATCaagtaataaaaattaaaaattaaaatttacggGCTTTTTTTATCAAAAGTGGTTCATGAGATTGttataactcctcactttggtatCTGCGAtctaaaatcgatagaagtggttcCTGAGATTGTTCACGGTCAATCAAGAAGTGGTTTTGGCGATTGtccaccgtcaatcattttggttcttttgtGAGAAATCTCCGCTAAATTGAGAATAGTTTTGTCAAACAACATTCCCATTGGACTGATGGTTTCTTCAATTCCCAttaaccattttggctaaagaGTCGAAATTTACagtttactattttttttttctccttggtTGTcctccctttcttttctttttcccttctccCTCCGGTTTTACCGTTCCTTGTGGAGCACCCtacctttctcttttctttttctttttccttttaaaaaaaaaaaaatagccagaaCAAGTTTTCTTCTCCCTCCAATTTTTCCCGTTCCTTGTAGAGCATCCTACCTCTCCATTTTCTTTGTCTTCATTTATTTATCGACGAAAAAGAATGATGGTGTCACATAGTTGAGTCAAGTAATTGAAACACAAATGTAGGGTATCACACTTCTAGTTCCATCTTTGAGGATTCAACCCCTTAACTTGTCCATTCAACTCCTAGCCTACTTATTCTCCATCATGAAGTGGTTGTAGTTAACGTATGGACTTTGTTGTAACTTCAAGAAGCTTCTCATTCGGGTCTTTGATAGCTTAGAGGATCTTGTACGCATCATAACTCAGTAAGGTTGAGTTATGACAAACTCTGATGAATTAGTTCCAAAAGAGGAGAGCTCTAATGATGATTTAATCGATCTTACAAGGTTTCATATTTCTTTCAATATCTCTaacatatatttgtttttcttttaaaattaaaacaaagaaTTTTTGCATCAGATCAATGTGCATGGTTGTTCGAAATAGGAAAAAACAAATCGAATAAAAGAATTTCATGTTTAATTCTTGTGTATTAATTGTTCAGGCTGTCAGAGAAGGAAATTTTAGAGCTTGCAAAAGGAAAGTATGGCAAGAGAGATGGAGGAGATGGATCAAAGTGGTCAATACAATGTAATATAGATTGTATAGTCCTGCCAATGTTCACTGTATTGGTCGTACTTCCAATTTTGATGGTTATTATTGGCCCTACGCTTGTGGACCCTTTGTTCTTGTACGTTCCCATCATCAATGAAAATATCCAGTGTTTCACGTTAGACGAAAAATTAAAGAATATAGCTATTGTTTTGCGATCAATTGCAGGTCTCCTTTATCTAATTAGAATCATCTATCATGTGCTGCGTCCGTGGTGCACATTGAGCTTACTGGAAGATTTCCTAGATGATTTTGCGGAATTGGGAATCCCATCCAAATCCCCAATACATAACATTTTAGCTGTTCTTCCTATTCCACAAGTAAGCCAATTACTTTTCTggggtaaattattttcataatctcttAAGTCATATCAGGAATTAGGATAATTTGATTTTGCTGATCTTGTCACACGAAACTTAAGTTTAGTTACTGGTTTACATTTTTGTACATCGTAATTCTAATTTTCTTTCGGACAACGAGGAACTCAAGATCTTTGAAtagaatgaagtttttgaacCCACACATTATATTGCAATATGTTGCACGAGTTTATCCAATGTACAGAATATGTATGGAGGTTAACAAGGATACACGTGAAGATAGCAAAGAACTTGCTAAGCACAAGAAAATATGGATTCCAGGTGTACTAAATTTCATCATGTACATCCTTACTAGCCATGTAAGTTAATCGTCTTATCTTGGTTTATTTTAACTGCTGCATTAGTTGCTGGTAAATATTGTTGAGTTACAAATGTAGTTCATCATTTGTTAGGTACTCAGGgcattttggtatttttttttttgttcaacaaGAGATAGGTTGTTGGATCTCTACTTGTCGAAGTGAAAATGGATGCGACTTAAGTACTTTACAATGTGATAATACTATtgttaaccctaaaaactaccaagcctacgtggcgcgcaggccgagtaatttatgagctaactacatccttcgGTTGTGTGTGGGGCATGCCAACTcttcggccgagctcggccgaggagtaaaatatgttgatgttgtgttgggTGCGTGGCTGACTTATGCGTCTTGCGATTGAGCCGAGGAAGGAActtgtctcggccttcgggttctagagcctgaagacaaggctgctaacttagcgaagttcaatatcaaattcggcttccaatgtgccgaatgtagtaactcgtaacacctcacttcatcgagaaggctgatgagatgacctcgaccaacaaggattcggaaatccttcttgaccgagacttggataggtaaccagtcggcctcgacgcagtgctgtttatgccaactgaagatgctgcgagatcggctgattctacggcgacagtgctgtttatgccaactgaagatgtgtcagcgaaaaagaaaaaagaaaaaatctcaagattgttgagagaatttgcgcagggcagttatGTGTGTTTaattggagatcctttcctatTGTTCGCAACTCTGTATTTATAGTGGCTGATGTACTTGCTTGGCACGGCTAGATAGAGTTTGACTGCAACTCTAACTCGCTAAATAAAATTTGATCTGTGGCCTTTAAATTTCTGCGACCTACAAAATAAGCACATCCAGGCTTTATCACACCACATCATAAACCTAATCCACCTAGGCTTCTGATCTTATTAAAAAAACCTCCAGCAGAAACCTTCACTTCAATCACACAAAAAGTATAGTCTACCTAGGTTTGTTGTGTCATCATCTCAACCTAGGCTTATCACATCACCAAcaaaatccaatccaatccaatctaaTCCTATCCTATTTAGGCTTCTTCATAATCTTTACCCATGCATGTATCCTGATCCCCACCATACTTTAAATAAACAATAATCAGTTTGCACCACACATTCACACGCCAGAATACCCAAGTCAGCTTGACTTGTGCTGCCATGTTTCCAGTTGGAAATATATATCTCATCTTTCATAATAAATtactattaaaagataattatgataaaacaccataacattatcctttaataataataaaatgaattATCTTCACTTTTCATCTGACGGTGTGAAACTATGCTCACTCAACTATCTTGATTGCGCGGGCTGATAGTGCAAATTCGGGTCCAAACAACTATGTTCAGAAATGTCACacttttaaatgatttatgtcCAACAAATCCACCAGATCCAAAGGTATACAATTTTGGTATATTCGTTGACTCTCTCCAATTTGGCATAGTGGGAACCTCAGATTTTCCTCAAAAACTCTTGATGTGTTTCTCATGGGGCTTATAAAATCTGAGGTTTGTCCTACTTAAGTATTTTTATTCTTAGATACTGCGTCATGCACATGAATTTTTTTCACAGTACACGGGTAACATTTGCTCCAATGATTTATGCAGTTCTTTTGCTTCAAATCTCAACACTAGTGGTACCTATGCATTGGGAAACCGtctttgtaatttttatttcgATGAGTGGCATGCTACTATTCATATATCTGCTTGGACATTTGCAGGTCGGTGATGAGTTACATTTTGTATATATCCATTTTCCGTTGAGTGGTTTCTACATATATGCATGTAATTTTCAGGATTTAATAAACTCAATTTCAAACCTCCATGTTGTGGTGTAGACATTTATGCAGGCAATTAGCAGAACATCTCAGATATGGCAGAGGGTGGGAGTCATATTTCCACGGATAGAGTTCATGGTATCCGAATATGGTCTTAaaagggggagggggggggggggtagaaTCTGCGATTTCGCAATTAGTAAGAGAAGCAATTGAAGGTGACGAAGATAATCCTGCGCAGAATCTTATCGATGTATTCTTAAGTTTCTAATTACATGTATGAATTAACCCCAGTTGCCAGGGCTTGAAAACAAAGACAGACAAGTGTTGGATGCAATCATGGAGCACCTTGAGCCAGTTAACTATGCTGATGGTAGCTATATTATTCGAGAGGGGGAGCCACTGGATAAGATGCTTTTCATCACGCAGGGCAGTGtacttacctacaagacaagtgGTATCGGCGGAGGAAGTGGCTCGTCAGGCATTATACGTCTTGCAAAACGTGATTTTTATGGAGAAGAACTTATAGGTTGGGCGGCGGCATCTACCTCTTTTTCCGACTTACCCATTTTAGCCAAAACTGTCAAGTCCCACGCTAAACTTGAAGTCTTTGCTCTCGTGACCGACGATTTACGACTTGTGGTCTCTAAATTCCCGACGCAGTTCAACACAGAGCTCCCCCAACCAGCGGATAGTGCTCTTGTGGAAATAAGCATCTCTTAGGTTGCATGAATTATTGTGCAAACTGGAAAATTTTAAGTACCACTTTGTCTATTAGTTATCTGTAACTAACCATTAATTCAAAAATAAGTATATATTTTGTGAGGAAAATATGTTTAGACCATGGTTGATGAAAAGTTTCGAgctatttttcaaatttaaaaggTTTAAACATCATCTCCTTTCCTCTGTCAGGTTCAATTTTGAATTCCTCTGTCACCATATCTTATATGGAGTG harbors:
- the LOC126620256 gene encoding pectin acetylesterase 5-like isoform X3 — translated: MAGPMANPRLRSLLWWRRWAKKDWAIAAVGCTVIAFALTLLSNSWRDEPDSEISRPFLPNAAAFDFVDLTLLRNAKDRGALCLDGTAPGYHFRKGFGSGANNWLLHIEGGGWCNSIESCSWRKGTLLGSSNYMDRRVPFSGILSSHPSQNPEFFNWNKVKIRYCDGASFAGHPENEPKNGSGPFFRGQLIWEAVMDELLSIGLSKGKQALLSGCSAGGLATLIHCDDFRHLLPKDATVKCLADAGFFLDEEDVLQHRTMRSFYNDVAILQGLSKSLHKDCLSRMEPAKCLFPEEVIKHINTPVFLVNPAYDFWQVQHILIPEAADPHGYWRKCKLNIHNCNPSQLKTLHGFRDSMLKALTEFQKNTEGGMFINSCYIHCQTWITETWHSPTSPRINNKTIAESVGAWYFSQNVVKQTDCPFPSHPTCYHINLTAL
- the LOC126620256 gene encoding pectin acetylesterase 5-like isoform X2 translates to MAGPMANPRLRSLLWWRRWAKKDWAIAAVGCTVIAFALTLLSNSWRDEPDSEISRPFLPNAAAFDFVDLTLLRNAKDRGALCLDGTAPGYHFRKGFGSGANNWLLHIEGGGWCNSIESCSWRKGTLLGSSNYMDRRVPFSGILSSHPSQNPEFFNWNKVKIRYCDGASFAGHPENEPKNGSGPFFRGQLIWEAVMDELLSIGLSKGKQALLSGCSAGGLATLIHCDDFRHLLPKDATVKCLADAGFFLDEEDVLQHRTMRSFYNDVAILQGLSKSLHKDCLSRMEPAKCLFPEEVIKHINTPVFLVNPAYDFWQVQHILIPEAADPHGYWRKCKLNIHNCNPSQLKTLHGFRDSMLKALTEFQKNTEGGMFINSCYIHCQTWITETWHSPTSPRINNKTIAESVGDWYFGRNAVKQIDCPFPCNPTCYHMNFTAFSRG
- the LOC126620256 gene encoding pectin acetylesterase 5-like isoform X1 translates to MAGPMANPRLRSLLWWRRWAKKDWAIAAVGCTVIAFALTLLSNSWRDEPDSEISRPFLPNAAAFDFVDLTLLRNAKDRGALCLDGTAPGYHFRKGFGSGANNWLLHIEGGGWCNSIESCSWRKGTLLGSSNYMDRRVPFSGILSSHPSQNPEFFNWNKVKIRYCDGASFAGHPENEPKNGSGPFFRGQLIWEAVMDELLSIGLSKGKQALLSGCSAGGLATLIHCDDFRHLLPKDATVKCLADAGFFLDEEDVLQHRTMRSFYNDVAILQGLSKSLHKDCLSRMEPAKCLFPEEVIKHINTPVFLVNPAYDFWQVQHILIPEAADPHGYWRKCKLNIHNCNPSQLKTLHGFRDSMLKALTEFQKNREGGMFINSCYVHCQTWITETWHSPTSPRINNKTIAESMGDWYFSWYVVKQIDCSFPCNPTCYHINLTGLSRFFY